The Oncorhynchus tshawytscha isolate Ot180627B unplaced genomic scaffold, Otsh_v2.0 Un_contig_9445_pilon_pilon, whole genome shotgun sequence genome segment ACTCCGGTGTGAGTTCTCTGGTGTGAAGCCAGAGTAGCGATTTGAGTGAATcccttcccacactgatcacagacaTACGGCTTGGCTCTTGTGTGTGACCTAACAAAACTCGTGCCACAGTCAGAGCAGAGGTAAGGTCTTTCTCCTGTGTGGGTTCGCTGGTGTACAGCCAGAGAACACAATAATTCCCACATACAACACAgttataaggcttctctcctgtgtatTTTCTCCGGTGTTGCTTTAGGCTGCTTGATGAAACAAATCTGTTCCCAAGGTTGGAGCAGTGGTATGGTTCTCTGGAATGCGTGTGGCGTGTTCTCTGGTGTAAAATCAGTTCACTCGAGGCAGTAAAAGTCATTCCACATACATCACAGCCATTGGTTCTCTCTCTTGTGTGAATTCCTTGGTGAGATTGTAAAGACTGTGATGTTGAAAAACTCTTCCCAAAGTCAGGGCAGCAGTGAGATTTATTTCCTGTGTGTACTCGCTGGTGTAAAACCAAATGTTCACCCCTTTGTTAATAGGTATTGGCAATACTTCACTTAATGGTGAGGCatggaataataaaacatgtatattttGTCAGGCTGAGTGTTTGAAATATGAGTAGGTGATTTGAGTCATGCTTCTTCAGGAGGGGAATAAAGACAATTAGCATTTGAATGCTGTCAagaaatactggagtgatgtcAGATTGTTAATAAAAATGGATTATAGTCCAATTTATTGTACTGCTTTCATGTGTGAAAATACACAAACATCTGCAACAATTAtcaattacatgtatttttttaaacaagcagcTTTTTCAACTTGTAGAAAACCGCTGGCTACATTTTGAATGTTGAAGTGCTGCTACTACAATGTTAAGACATTCTACATTGTAACATCATtcaaatactcctactacaatgttaaaacattctacattgtgacatcattaagacactcctactacaatgttaaaacattatacattgtgacatcatttaaaatactcctactacaatgttaaaacattctacattgtgacattatttcATTGATATCCTGAAACAACTTcttcatgtatgtattttctgatgtttgatcagtgatcttttatcagagtatctcttgtcacattgatcacagatataaggcttctctcctgtgtgtgtccgctGGTGTGATGTCAGATGGCTTGATATAGTAAAAcacttcccacattgatcacagctataaggtttctctcctgtgtgtgttctctggtgtgaagtCAGAGAGCTTGATATAGTAAAAcacttcccacattgatcacagctataaggtttctctcctgtgtgtattctctggtgtgaaGTCAGAGAGCTTGAtatagtaaaactcttcccacattgatcacagctataaggtttctctcctgtgtgtgttctctggtgtgaagtCAGAGAGCTCAATATAGTAAAAcacttcccacattgatcacagctataaggtttctctcctgtgtgtattctctggtgtctTGTCAGATTGCTTGATGCAGCAAAACTcatcccacattgatcacagctataaggtttctttcctgtgtgtgttctctggtgtgaagtCAGATTGCTTGATGCAGCAAAACTCATCCCACaatgatcacagctataaggtttctctcctgtgtgtgttctctggtgtgaagtCAGATGGCTTGATATAGTAAAACtcctcccacattgatcacagctataaggtttctctcctgtgtgtgttctctggtgtgaagtCAGATGGCTTGATATAGTAAAACtcctcccacattgatcacagctataaggtttctctcctgtgtgtgttctctggtgtattttaAGTTCTGATAAAGATTTGCAACGCTTCCCACAGTGAGAGCAGCAGTGAGGATTCTTCCCTGTGGGTCTCTGTGGGTGTTTCTTGAGGAGTTCTGATGTGGatagactcttctctgcctcttcagcatcatgatgttgttgaggctccccagaggatccacgatagtcacgtctctctcctgtgtgaacaacaaagtcagacacTCACTGTAATTTGTCATTGTCgtgaatgtttaaatgtttttacAAACTTTGACAATTTTCTTCTACCTTTAATAAGACAGTCGAGTGAACAACAGTCATTACTTGTCTTCATTTTTCACACATTAGTCAATTATGTTATTACAGTTGCTGAAACATTAGGCAGTGATCCAGACGACTTTAGGTCACCAAtattatgatggttattataatatagagggagagaggggactgtattattatacagaggagactgtattattatatagaggagactgtattattatatagaggagactgtattattatatagagggagagaggggactgtattattatatagagggagagaggggactgtattataatatagaggggactgtattattatatagagggagagaggggactgtattataatatagaggggactgtattattatatagagggagagaggggactgtattattatatagagggagagaggggactgtattattatatagagggagagaggggactgtattatttttagagggagagaggggactgtattattatatagagggatagaggggactGTATTATtttcagagggagagaggggactgtattattatatagaggggactgtattattatatagagggagagaggggactgtattattatatagaggggactatattattatatagagtggactgtattattataaagagggagagaggggactgtATTATTACATAGAGGGGACTGCATTATTATATAGAGGggactgtattattatatagagggggagaggggactgtattattatatagagggagagaggggactgtATTACTAtatagagggagacaggggacattattattatatagagagagagaggggacagtattattatatagaggggagtgtattattatatagagggagaaaggggactgtattattatatagaggggactgtattattatatagagggagagaggggactgtattattatatagagggagaaaggggactgtattattatatagaggggactgtattattatatagaggggactgtattattatatagagggagaaaggggactgtattattatatagAGGGGACTGTattatatagagggagagaggggactgtattattatatagagggagaaaggggactgtattattatatacaggggactgtattattatatagaggggactgtattattatatagagggagaaaggggactgtattattatatagaggggactgtattattatatagagggagagagtatatatataatcatcaggggacattatatatatatatatatataatcagaggggacatttatatatatataaatatattatatatatatatatatatatataatcatcagcatttatatatatatatatatatataaaatcatcagcatttatatatatatatatataatcatcagcatttatttatatatatataatcatcagcattatatatatatatatataatcatcagcattttatatatatatatatatatcatcagcatttatatatatataaaaataatatatatatatatatatatatatataatcatcatatatatatatatatatataatcataaaTCATcacataattatatatatatataatcatcagcatttatttatatatatataatcatcagcgtatatatatatttaatcatcagcatttatatatatataatcatcagcatttatatatatatatatatataatcatcagcatttatttatatatataatcatcagcatttatatatatataatcatcagcatatatatatatatataatcatcagcatatatatatatatatataatcatcagcatttatatatatatatataatcatcagcatttatatatatatatatatatatataatcatcagcatttatatatatatatatatataatcatatatatatatatatatatatatatatatatatataaatcatcagcattatatatatatatatatatcatcatatatatataatcatcagcatttattatatatatatcatcatcatattattatatatatatatataatcatcagcatttatatatatatataatcatcatatattatatatatatatatatatatatatatatatatatatagcatttatatatatatataatcatcagcatatatatatatatataatcatcatatatatatatatataataatcatcatttattatatatatatataatcatcagcatttatatatatatatataatcatcagcatttatatatatatatataatcatcagcatatatatatatatatatatatatatatatatataatatattatatatatatataatcatcagcatttatatatatatatatatatatcatcatttatatatatatatataatcaatttatatatatatatatatatatataaaatcatcaatatatatatatatatatatatatcatcatcatatatatatatatatataatcagcagcatttatatatatatataatcatcagcatttatatatatatatatatatatatatcatcagcatatatatatatatagcatatatatatatatatatataatcatcatatatttatatatatatatatatatcatcagcatatatatatatatatatataatcatattatatatatatatatatatataatcatcatatttatatatatatatataatcatatttatatatatatatataatcatcatatatatatatatatataatatcagcatatatatatatatatataatcatcagcatttatatatatatatatatatatatatcatatatatatatatatatataatcatcagcatatatatatatatataatcatcagcatttatatatatataatcatcatatatatatatatatatatatatatataatatcatcatatattatatatatataatcatcagcatttatatatatataatcatcagcatatatatatatatatatataaatcatcagcatatatatatatatataaatcatcaGCATTTATATATATCATcagcatatattatatatatatatatataatcatcagcatttattatatatataatatcagcattatatatatatatatatatatatatatatatcagcatttatatatatatatatatatatatataatatatatatatatatatatatataatcatatatatatatatatatatatatatatatatatatatataatcatcagcatttatatatatatatataatcatcagcattatatatatatatataatcatcatatatatatatatatatatatatcagcatttatatttatatatatatatatcatatatatatatatatatatatatatataatcatcagcatatatatatatatatatatatagcatttatatatatatatatatatatatcatcagcatttatatatatatatatatatatatatatatatatatatatatatatatatatatatatatatcatcagcatttatatatatatatataatcatcagcattatatatatatatatataatcatcagcatttatatatatatatatatatatatatatatatatcatcatatatatatatatatatatatatcatcatatatatattatatatatatatatatatatcatatattatatatatatatatatatcatatatatatatatatataatcatatatatatatatatatatatatcatatatatatatatatatatataatcatcagcatatatatatatatatatatatatatatatatatatatatcatatatatatatatatatatatatatatatcatcattatatatatatatatatatatatatcatcatatatatatatatatatatatatatatatatatataatatatatatatatatatatatatatatatatatatcatcatatatatatatatatataatcatcagcatttatatatatatatatatacatcagcatttatatatatatatatatatatatatatatatatatatatatatatatatatatatatatatatcagcatttatatatatatataatcatcagcatttatatatatatataaaatcatcagcatttatatatatatatatatatatatatatatatatatataatcatcagcatttatatatatatatataatcatcagcatttatatatatatataaaatcatcagcatttatatatatatatatatataatcatcagcatttatatatatatatcatcatcagcatttatatatatatatataatcatcatgtatttatatatatataatcatcagcatatatatatatatataatcatcagcatttatatatatataatatatcagcatatatatatatatatcatcagcatatatatatatatatatatatatatataatcatcatatatttatatatatatatatcagacatatatatatatatatatatatatatatatatatatatatatcatatatatatatatatatatatatatatcatatttatatatatatataatatatcatatatatatatatatatatatatatatatatatcatatatatatatatatatatatatatatatatatatatatatatatatatatatatatatatatatatatatatatatatatatatatatatatatatatatatatatatataatcatatatatatatatatatatatatatatatcatatcagatatatatatatatatatatagcatttatatatatatatatatatatatatatatataatcatcagcatttatatatatatatataatcatcagcatatatatatatatatatatatatacatatatatatatatatatatatatatatatatatatataagtatatatatatataatcatcatatatatatatagatcatcatatatatatatatatatatatatatatatatcatatatatatatatatatatatatatatatatatatatatatatatatatatatatatatatatatatatatatatatatcatcagcatatatatatatatatatatatatatatcatcagcattatatatatatatatatatatcatcatatatatatatatataatcatatatatatataatcatcatatatatatatatatatatatatatatatatatatatatataatatagcatatatatatatatatatatatatttatatatatatatatatcatatatatatatatatatatatatatatatatatatatatatatatatatagcatatatatatatataatcatatatatatatatatatatcatcatatatatatatatatatatataatcatatatatatatatatatatatatatcatatatatatatatatatatatatatatatatatatatatatatatataatcatcagcatatatatatatataatatatatatatatatatatatatatatatatataatcatcatatatatatatatataatcatcatatatatatatcatatatatatataatcatcatatatatatatatataatcatcatatatatatatatatatatatcatcatatatatattatatatatatatatatatataatatatatatatatatataatcatatatatatatatatataatcatcatatatatatatatatataatcatcagtatttatatatatatatatatatatatatatatatatcatatatatatatatatatatatatatataatcatcatatatatatatatataatcagcatatatatatatataatcatcatatatattatatatatataaatcagcatttatatatatatatatatatatatcatatatatatatatataatcatcagcatatatatatatatataatcatcatatatatatataatatatatttatatatcatatatatatatatatatatatatatatgtatataaccatcagtatttatatatatataatcatcagatatatctatgtatataatcatcagtatttatatatataatcatcagatatatatatgtatataatcaTCAGTATTTAGATATATAAtcatcagtatatatatataaataatcatcagatatatatatgtatataatcaTCAGCAGCATTTCATTATTAATATTCAAGTTATTATCTAAACATTCGTCTCGTATTCAAATTAAGAAATGTCCCATTCTGCTTGAACTTTGTCTCTGTTCGTtttagggttgtgttcattattatgaataatgactaaacgaTGTATACATTTAACGTAGAATTATAACTAACAGAATGTTTGTTCATTAGGAAGGGGTTATGTAGCATAGATCTAGGAAGAAAggagtgcatgtatgtgtgaaagattagtggaatctgtgtgggaagctggacaggtaggatgtggtcacgtgtcaggtgacagaagaatggatgagactgaggcaggaattcctttcaccataaagtggtatatttactgagtagtctgtggtggattcatggacgcacagaacttctggatcagacggagttaaggaagagaaagcagcgagatcacctgacctaattaaagcgcccctggcccagctgagtaaGTGGCAATGAATGAAAGGATTATTCCACCAAGtccatgggccttttctacaATGTGCGTAGGTTAGAATGTTATAAAAGGAACGTATTTGTGTATGCACGGCTCTCACAAATAAACTTGGATCTGATCAACTGTGACCTGGAAATGCTGTCTGTTTTATTTCAGACCAGGACTTTACAACCTCTGGGTCTCAGACAGATAAAGATCATTGGAATTTATGAACATTGATTACAAAATTACTGAACAGGTTGTCTACAGCACAGGTGGTCTAGGCCTAGATTCACTTTAGCAGACCTATAATACATAGCCTAATATATAGCCTATAATATAGCCTATAATATATAGCCTAATATAATATAGCCTATAATATAtagcctaatatatatatataggctatATGAATTATAATATTATAGTAATATTCATTAACGTCCACGTTTCTGTCTTCTTCACTAGTCCCTTCTGGCGCAAGACTGATGAGCggggggaaaaaacacacacaatgtcatccattttaagaataaggctgtaacgtaacataatgtggaaagagtcaaggggtctgaatactttccgaatgcacagtacacccatccatccatccatccatccagtgcattcagaaagtattcagaccccgagactctttccacatttcattacgttacagcctcattctgaaatgaattaaatcgttttttccctcatcagtcAACATACAATAAATACCTCAATAAAAACCCCTTATTTATTACACGGCAGAGAAAAAACTAATGAGAAGACCCAACAAAAAAACCTTTACAACTGATGACATCTGATCTCGTCTCATCCTCCAAGCTTCAGAGATCAACTGATCTCGCCTCATCCTCCAAGCTTCAGAGATCAACTGATCTCGCCTCATCCTCCAAGCTTCAGAGATCAACTGATCTCATCTCATCCTCCAAGCTTCAGAGATCAACTGAACTCGTCTCATCCTCCAAGCTTCAGAGATCAACTGATCTAATCTCATCCTCCAAGCTTCAGAGATCAACTGATCTTGTCTCATCCTCCAAGCTTCAGAGATCAACTGATCTTGTCTCATCCTCCAAGCTTCAGAGATCAACTGATCTTGTCTCATCCTCCAAGCTTCAGAGATCAACTGATCTTGTCTCATCCTCCAAGCTTCAGAGATCAACTGATCTCGTCTCATCCTCCAAGCTTCAGAGATCAACTGATCTTGTCTCATCCTCCAAGCTTCAGAGATCAACTGATCTTGTCTCATCCTCCAAGCTTCAGAGATCAACTGATCTCGTCTCATCCTCCAAGCTTCAGAGATCAACTGCACACAGGGAATACTTCTTTCCTAAATAGACATTCACCATTTTCTTCATCTCTAAATCCAGAATACTTCCTGATTTCTTTACAAACATTTTAACATTATAGCTCTCAAATCATCATATaagagggtagcctagtggttagagcgttgggttagtaaccgaaaggttgcaagtttgaatccccgagccgacaaggtacaaatctgacgttctgcccctgaacaaggcattgaaaataagaatttgttcttaacttgacTAAATGAAAGTACAACCAAATGTAAAATGCATTCTCTACCTCCTCTAACTCACAGACAGTACATAGTCCCTCTTATTCGTCTATGCCATCGAACCTCCCTATTACCAGAGGCAGTATCCTGGGTTCTCAACTGGTCACACAAGCACCTTTGGTTTCTGGTGACAAGGTTCTGGAACGTGGCGGAGTTCTgagtgaccaataaaatgtgatcaCTAACTGTTACTCCAAGAGTTCTGTCATTCTTGACGAGGTCACtaggttttgggttaaggttgcTACAATAGCTTTCTCTATGAATTTGCGAGAGtggattacatttctccagccaccACAACCCTCAGTTGTTTACCAAAACATGTGACAGGGCGGCCATTTTGTTTCTGTTCTAATCCTTGgttgcccctttaaaaaaaaaagccacatcaatcaatcaatcaatctgcaGTTGAAACAGTAAAGCTGTCAACCTGCCACTGTAGTGGGGCCATGGATTTACACTGAGAC includes the following:
- the LOC121844608 gene encoding zinc finger protein 501-like isoform X1, which codes for MSSPSCSPPDEEEEEVCWTEKEGLWLNVVVKEENEEEDITVTKVEEEQDVTVKEEEDEAFAVKEEEEDSVRVKEEKDPEETGGERRDYRGSSGEPQQHHDAEEAEKSLSTSELLKKHPQRPTGKNPHCCSHCGKRCKSLSELKIHQRTHTGEKPYSCDQCGRSFTISSHLTSHQRTHTGEKPYSCDQCGRSFTISSHLTSHQRTHTGEKPYSCDHCGMSFAASSNLTSHQRTHTGKKPYSCDQCGMSFAASSNLTRHQRIHTGEKPYSCDQCGKCFTILSSLTSHQRTHTGEKPYSCDQCGKSFTISSSLTSHQRIHTGEKPYSCDQCGKCFTISSSLTSHQRTHTGEKPYSCDQCGKCFTISSHLTSHQRTHTGEKPYICDQCDKRYSDKRSLIKHQKIHT
- the LOC121844608 gene encoding gastrula zinc finger protein XlCGF17.1-like isoform X2; this translates as MSSPSCSPPDEEEEEVCWTEKEGLWLNVVVKEENEEEDITVTKVEEEQDVTVKEEEDEAFAVKEEEEDSVRVKEEKDPEETGGERRDYRGSSGEPQQHHDAEEAEKSLSTSELLKKHPQRPTGKNPHCCSHCGKRCKSLSELKIHQRTHTGEKPYSCDQCGRSFTISSHLTSHQRTHTGEKPYSCDHCGMSFAASSNLTSHQRTHTGKKPYSCDQCGMSFAASSNLTRHQRIHTGEKPYSCDQCGKCFTILSSLTSHQRTHTGEKPYSCDQCGKSFTISSSLTSHQRIHTGEKPYSCDQCGKCFTISSSLTSHQRTHTGEKPYSCDQCGKCFTISSHLTSHQRTHTGEKPYICDQCDKRYSDKRSLIKHQKIHT